A genomic stretch from Flavobacterium humidisoli includes:
- a CDS encoding M20/M25/M40 family metallo-hydrolase has protein sequence MKKTILLTALVLSGLTSFAQTNDEKNIKLFYKKALTESKCYTWLEYLSNDIGARLSGSKGAELAVDYTKRQLESLGLDKVYLQEVMVPHWVRGEKETAYILDGKVKTTVPICALGGSVATAKTGLTAEIIEVQGIKELNELGADKVKGKIVFYNRPMNPENIETFTSYGACVDQRYAGAKEAAKLGAVGTIVRSMNLRLDDFPHTGAQSYGDLPKEQYIPTAAISTNGAELLSKSLKRNPALKFYFKQSCETLPDALSYNVIGELTGSVTPENIMVVGGHLDSWDLADGSHDDGAGVVQSMEVIRILKNLNYKPKNTIRVVLFMNEENGGKGGAKYEEVSKQKKENHIFALESDSGGFSPRGFSIEADDANLKKIQAYKDLFEPYLVHSFTIGHAGSDISHLTSQAIVKAGLKPDSQRYFDYHHAANDKFDAINKRELELGAATMTTLMYLLDQNGIETKKAN, from the coding sequence ATGAAAAAAACAATTCTTTTAACTGCATTAGTTTTAAGCGGATTGACATCTTTTGCTCAGACAAATGATGAAAAAAACATCAAATTATTTTATAAAAAAGCTTTAACCGAATCAAAATGTTATACTTGGTTAGAATATTTGTCTAACGATATCGGAGCTCGTTTGTCTGGATCTAAAGGTGCAGAACTAGCAGTTGACTACACTAAAAGACAATTGGAAAGCTTAGGACTTGATAAAGTTTATTTACAAGAAGTTATGGTACCTCATTGGGTACGTGGCGAAAAGGAAACGGCTTACATTCTTGATGGAAAAGTGAAAACGACTGTGCCGATTTGTGCACTAGGTGGTTCTGTTGCTACTGCAAAAACAGGTCTTACAGCAGAAATAATCGAAGTTCAAGGAATTAAAGAACTAAATGAACTTGGAGCAGATAAAGTGAAAGGAAAAATTGTTTTCTATAACAGACCAATGAACCCTGAAAATATAGAAACTTTTACTTCTTACGGAGCTTGTGTCGATCAAAGATATGCAGGAGCAAAAGAAGCAGCAAAATTAGGTGCGGTTGGAACAATTGTTCGTTCTATGAACTTACGTCTAGACGATTTTCCTCATACAGGTGCTCAAAGTTACGGTGATTTGCCAAAAGAACAATATATTCCAACAGCTGCTATTAGTACAAATGGAGCCGAATTGTTGAGTAAATCTTTAAAAAGAAATCCGGCTTTGAAATTTTATTTCAAACAATCTTGCGAAACTTTACCAGACGCATTGTCTTATAATGTGATTGGTGAATTGACAGGAAGCGTAACTCCAGAAAACATTATGGTTGTTGGAGGACATTTAGATTCTTGGGATTTAGCAGATGGTTCTCACGATGATGGAGCAGGAGTAGTGCAGAGTATGGAAGTAATTCGTATTTTGAAAAACTTAAATTACAAACCAAAAAATACGATTCGTGTTGTATTGTTTATGAACGAAGAGAATGGCGGAAAAGGCGGTGCTAAATACGAAGAAGTTTCGAAACAAAAAAAGGAGAATCATATTTTTGCGTTGGAAAGTGATTCAGGCGGATTTTCTCCAAGAGGATTTTCAATTGAAGCTGATGATGCTAATTTGAAAAAGATTCAAGCTTACAAAGATCTTTTTGAGCCTTATCTAGTGCACAGTTTTACAATTGGCCATGCAGGTTCAGATATTAGCCATTTGACTTCGCAAGCTATTGTAAAAGCAGGTTTAAAACCAGATTCTCAGCGTTATTTCGATTATCACCACGCAGCAAACGATAAATTTGATGCAATCAATAAAAGAGAATTGGAGCTTGGTG